The Limnospira fusiformis SAG 85.79 genomic interval AAAGGACAAGTCTAAAGATGGAATGCCCATATAAACGGAACGTTTTAACCCCTTTTAGGCTCTGATAATCTGGTCGAGAAAGTCAGTAGTGAAAGTGTAAGCGCAAGCCTATTAGGGGGTGAGATGTGACCAGAAGCCAACGCCCTATTGTAATGGTAGGGATATGCTGACGGGTCACGGTTTGATTGCAAGGATAGAGCCGAGTAGGAGTCAATATGACGAAATCGAGAGAAAGTGAGGGATTCGGTAAACCGAGACCCACCAAGACTACGAATGTATGGAGAAGTGTCAATTGGGCTAAGGTTCAACGGTACGTCTTTAAGCTCCAAAAGAGGATATTCCAAGCAGCTAAATCGGGACAGGACGCAAAGGCAAAAAGGTTGCAACGTCTATTGGTGAAATCATACTATGCCAGGCTCTTAGCAGTGCGACGAGTGACCCAAGATAACCAAGGCAAGAAAACGGCTGGAGTTGATGGAATGAGAGCAATCTCACCAAGACAAAGGTTTAAACTTGTTGAGAACATTAAAGGAAATCTCAAAGTAAAACCACTGCGACGGGTGTGGATTCCAAAACCTGGTAGGGATGAAAAACGCCCCCTGGGAATACCCACAATCCAAGACAGAGCGAGACAAGCCTTGGTTAAGTCGGCACTTGAGCCCGAATGGGAGTCAAGATTTGAAGGCACGAGCTACGGGTTTAGACCAGGAAGGTCAGCCCACGACGCAATTGGTAGAATCTATGCTGCCATAAAGTTAGGACAATACTATGTTCTCGATGCTGATATAGCGAAATGTTTTGACCGAATAAACCATGATTACCTACTGTCCAAAATTCATTGTCCAAGCAGCCTGAAAAGAGACCTAAAACAATGGCTCAAAGCAGGTGTGCTAGATAACGGTGTATTTGAGGATACAGAAGCAGGGACACCCCAAGGAGGGGTTATAAGTCCACTCCTAGCCAACATCGCACTGGATGGAATAGCTAGGTTAATTGAAACAATGTATCCCAAGAAAAAGAACAGGGTACAAGCCTCTGTGATAAGATACGCCGATGATTTCGTGGTACTATCCCCATCACTCGAAATCATTGAACAGTGCAAAACTGCAATTTCCAAATGGCTTGAGCCTGTTGGACTAGAAATTAAACCCGAAAAGACCCGAATCTGCCACACGCTCAAACCAATTGAGTATGAGGGAAAAACAGAAGAGCCTGGGTTCGACTTTCTGGGATTCAACATCAGGCAATATACAGTAGGAAAATACAAATCTGGGAAAACAGGTGGGACAGCAAGTCGAGTAATCGGTCATAAAACCCACATCAAACCCAGTAAGAAAGCAGTTAAAGCTCATACAGAAGTGATAAAAGGTGTAATTAAACAACTCAAAACAGCACCTCAATCAGCCCTGATTAACAGACTAAACCCGATAATCCGGGGATGGTCAAATTATTACTCAGGGGTCGTTTCAACAAAAACCTTCATTAAACTAGACCATAAAATCTGGTTAATGATACGAGCATGGACAGAATCAAGATGCGGAGAGGCAAGTTACGAAAAGCTAAAAAACTACTTCCACAAAGGAACGGTTAAACTTAGCAATGGGAAAGAAAGACATGAATCCTGGTTATTCATGACCAAAGAGGGATTCCAGCTATGGAAACACAACTGGACTCCGATTGTCAGACATACCCTAATACGCCCTGACGCAACACCATACGACGGAAATTGGACTTACTGGGCAACCAGGAAAGGACAAGCAATCGAAACGCCAAATAGGGTAGCAAAACTACTTAAAAAGCAAAAAGGCAAGTGTACCTGGTGTGGGCAATACTTTACCCCATCAGATATAATAGTTGAAGTTGACCACATTGTACCTCGAAGCCAAGGCGGAAAGGATGAATACAAGAACCTTCAACTATTACACCGCCACTGTCACGATGATAAAACGGCGTTAGACAACGCCAATGCTGTATCCTTAACAATGGAACAGTCAGACTAGGAGCCGTGTGAGGTGAAAGTCTCAAGCACGGTTTTGAATGGGAGGGGGTAGAGGCGACTCTACTCTCGACCCCTAATTTCTGGGAATCAAGTGCCAGCCAAAATTGGACTCCCCCCTGAACCCAGGGGAAAGATTGACCCCGACAGTGACAGTTACCCAAATGTCATATTGATACCAAACTGCCACTATCCAATAGGTCATAATTAAATGGAAGCCCAATTTTTTTGCCGATCATGTCACAACTACCAGTAAAGTTTTAAAGACCGTGCCAGTAAGCAGTCGCTAATCTTCAGATCGAGAGTCATCAATGATCACTTCTAACTTAAATTGGACGAACTTAGCCAAAAGCAAAAGCCTAATGGCTGAACGCAACCATGATCCCAAAGCGATCGCGATTTGGGCCTGTGGGATTGAAATGATTTATCAATCTGGACGGCAAAGTTTTAAAGTCCTCAAAGGCATTGACCTGCAAGTTCGCTCTGGGGACATACAACTTTTGATGGGACCAAGTGGGTCTGGTAAAACCACATTACTCTCAATTTTAGCCGGACTTCTCACCCCCACAGCCGGGCGAGTCATGTTGTTAGACGAAAATATTACCCAAATGTCTCGCCAACAGTTGGCACAGTTTCGGCTAAGGAATATTGGCTTTATTTTTCAGGGGTTTAACTTGTTTCCAGCACTCACGGCCGCGGAAAATGTGGAAGTTGCCCTAAATATCAAAGGCATTCGTGGACGGAGAGCGCGTCAGGAAGCCCAAATACGGCTCGATCAAGTGGGTTTGGCTGATAAGAAGCATTTGCGACCCCGTGACCTTTCTGGGGGGCAAAAACAGCGGGTAGCGATCGCTCGCGCGTTGGCGGGAAGTCCTAAACTGATTATGGCTGATGAACCTACAGCAGCCTTAGACTCTAGCAGCGGTCACGCGGTTATTGATGTCTTGCGGAAGTTGGCTAAGGAAGACGGCGCGACGGTGTTAATGGTGACTCACGACCCCCGCATCATTGATGTGGCCGATCGCATTCTACATCTCGAAGATGGCAAAATTCAGCACTAACCATGGATAGCCAGTTACCAGTTAACTTTAACGCAGTTGCTGCCGCCTCCGCACGTCTCCAGGGCTACATTAAGCCCACCCCAGTGGTTACATCTACCACCGTGAATCGACTAACTGGGGGGACGGTTTTTTTTAAGTGCGAGAATTTCCAACGTACCGGATCATTTAAGTTTCGTGGTGCTTTCAATGCCCTATCTTTGCTAGATCCGAAACGGCAACAGGGCGTGTTTACCTATTCCTCCGGCAATCACGCCCAAGCGATCGCACAAGCCGGGTCAATTCTAGGAATCAACACCACTATCATTATGCCAGACAATGCCCCCGCTGTCAAGCGATCGGCTACAGCCAATTATGGCGCGGAAATTGTCCTGTATAATCCCTCGGAAGTAGTGCGAGAAAAATATTGTCAACAACTAGCCGAGGAAAGAAATGCTACCATTATTCCCCCCTATAATCATCCCGATATTATCGCCGGACAGGGAACTACAGCATTAGAGTTAATTGAGGATGTAGGAGAATTGGATTTATTGTTAGTTTGTTGTGGCGGCGGTGGCTTGCTTTCCGGTTGTGCGATCGCTACTCGCCAACTTTCTCCGGCTTGTCAAATTATCGGCGTTGAACCCGCTTTAGCAGACGATGCTACCCGGTCATTTAAGACTAAAATTCTCCAGACTATTCACAACCCCCAAACTATTGCTGATGGCGCGAGAACACCTTATTTGGGAAGTCTCACCTTTCCGATTATCCTAGAGACTGTTGATGATATGGTAACGGTTTCCGAAACTCAAATTATTGAGGCGATGCGGTTTTTATGGGAAAGGTTAAAATTGGTGGTAGAACCCACCGGAGCATTAGCCACAGCCGCTTTACTTTCGGGAATTGTCCCCGCTGCTAATCGTCGTGTTGGGGTGATTATTAGTGGCGGTAATGTGGATTTAAAAGAGGCGATCGCTTTATTTCAATAATTGGGTAGGTTAAAATCAGGATCGCTTTTTAATAAACCTTCAAACTGAGCAGCCGTCAGGGGGGGACTGAAAATATAACCCTGAATTTCATCACATAAATTGTCATAAATAAACGCCAGTTCTTCTTCCGTTTGTACCCCTTCCGCCACCACCTTTAAGTTAAGTTGTTTGGTCATCATAGTAACCGCCTTCACAATAGCTTGAGTTTTCGGATTTTTATCAACATCCTTCACAAAGCAACGGTCTAGTTTCAAAGTATCAAAACGAAACTTATTTAAATAGTTAAGAGAAGAGTAACCCGTCCCAAAATCATCAATGGCAATTTTTAAACCCAGAGAATTTAATTCCTTTAACTTCCGGATAGATAACTCCTCATTTTTCACCAAGATACTTTCGGTTAACTCTAGTTCCAAATAAGCCGGATCTACCCCTTCACTTTGTAAAATTTCCCTTAAATGGTGGCAAAAATCAGGATGATTAAACTGATCAGCTGAAACATTAATCGCTACCGGAATTAACAGGCCTAAATTTGCCCAATTTTTGATTTGATTACAAGCCGTTTTAACTACCCATTCTCCAAGAGCTTGAATTAAACCTGTTTCTTCAGCCAAAGGAATAAATAACGCCGGTGGGACTAGACCATTATTGCGCCTATTCCACCTCAGCAAAGCCTCAGCACCCACAATTTTACCAGTTTTTAAGCAGACTTTTGGCTGATAATAAAGTTGTAACTCATTCCTGGCGATCGCTTTTTGCAAATCCGCTTCTAAAGCCAGACTATCCGCTGAGATCACCTGTAAACTATCTCGATATACTGTACAGCGGTTTCCTCCATAACTGCGACTCGAATTTAAAGCAATTTGACTATTTTTTAACAGCGAATCAATCTCCTGACCATGAAGAGGATACAGAGCAATTCCCATACTAGACATAATCACAATTTCATGACCCCTAATTAATAAGGGTTCAGCCACAGCATCCCTGAGTAGTTGGGCTTGCTCATGGACTTGATTTTCCGAGCCAGTGAACTCACCAATAATCGCAAACTCTCCACTGGTCAAATAAGCTACAGTCCCCTGATTATCCATAGCTTTAACCAGTCTTTCTCCCACCGCTTTAAGTAGTGCTTCCGCCGACTCATAACCAAGGATGTCATTAATCCGCTTAAATCTATCTACACTCAAACAGACAATGGGAATTAATCCCGAATCGTAACTTGGTAAATTCTCTAAAATTTGTTCAAAGCGATCGCGCAAAGCCAAACGATTCGGTAAATTAGTGATTCCGTCCCAGTCCAACAGTTGATTCAGTGGTGATTCTGTAGATACAATTTGACTCTGATTATTTTGATAATACCGTTGCATATTGGAATATTTTTCTAAACGCACGGTAATTGATCGCATTAGCTCCGCTGCTGAACAGGGTTTAGTAATATAATCATCAGCACCCAACTCCATAGCCTTGCGGGTATTCATGCGATCGGCTAAAGCCGTCATAAAAATAAACGGAATAATTGCCGTTTTCGGGTTCTGTCGAAGCTGTGCGAGAACCCCATAACCATCAAGTATCGGCATCATCACATCACACAAAATCAGATCAGGTTGCTCCTGTTCAGCCAGTTTAACACCCCGCAGACCATCGGTAGCTTCCAACACTTGGAAATTCTCAAATGTTAGCAGTTCCACCAAGTTCTCTCTGACCAATCTTTCATCTTCAATAATCAGAATTTTTTTCATTCCTCTAATTTAGATGGCAAGATAACTGTACAAGTTGTTCCTATTCCTTCTTCACTTTCCACCCGAATTTCACCAAGCTGTAAATCTACCGCTTTTTTCACCAAAGGCAACCCCAGTCCTGTTCCTGATATATTCCCCACATTGCTACCACGGTGAAACGGCTCAAATAGGTGTTTGAGATCCAACTTAGGAATGCCAATACCTGAGTCCTTAATCATCAAGATAACCCGATCATCCTCACAAGTCAAGTCTATTTTAATATCCCCCCCCGCCTGGGAATACTTAATCGCGTTAGAAATCAGGTTAGTTAGTATTTGTGAGATTAAATACTCATCAAGTCTGGTATCCGGGAAACTGCTAGGACAGGTAAAAATTAAATTGTGTTTATCCGTGGTTAGTTGAATTTCCGCAATTAAGTTAGCGCAAAACTCTTTCAGATTCACCACCACGGGATGGGGGATTAACTTGCCAGATTCCGCTTTTTCAATGATGAGAATATCATTTAAAAGTTCTGTCATTTGCTGGATTCCTACCCTGATTCTCTGAAAATGGGTGCGTTTTTTGTCATCGGAAATTCTCTGACTATAACTTTCTAATAATCCAGCCGAGAAAGAAATAGTAGTTAAGGGAGTCCTTAACTCATGGGAAATTGTCGTAATTAAACGAGTTTTTAGGTCTTGAAATTCTGCCTGTATTTGGTCTATTTGTGCTTGGGTCTCATCCCGCCAATCATCATTGTCACTTTGCAGAATATCAAGCTGTTCTTGGAGTTGATAAACTGATTGATATAATATGGGATTGTTCAGAATTTGTAAAAGTCGGTAACTCGAAATTAATCCCAATAAATGATTTTCGTCATTAACTACGACACAAAAATCAGTTTTAGCATTATTAAATAATGAAATTAGGCTAGAGATATTCGGCAAATGTGACTTTTTGAAGACCAGTGGTAATTCCTTCATTACTTCTGCCACTTTAGTCTCATTTAGATCTATTTTTTTCGACACGACATCGACTACCTCCTTGGCGCTGAATGAACCAATCGGGGTACTGTCATTGACAACCAAAACAACTTGTGCGTCCAACTCCTTCATTAGAGCGATCGCATCAATTATTTTAGTCTCCGGTCCAACAATAATAGGTGAAGTATCTATAATAATTTTCTCTGATGATAAGAGTGCTAAGTGAAACTGAACCCACTAGCCATCAAAGCCAGGGTTTTCCGAGTTCAACAACTCCCCCTCACTGAAAGGGTTTACCATATTCAGTTATCGGGAACCCGTTGACCCCAATTGGCAATTGTGCTAGACCCTGGGAATACCCTGATAGCTCAAGGGATTCCTGCACTACAACATTCTAGCACAATGAAAATAAGATCTTACTTCTGCGATCGCCCCTCTCGTCTTAGAGTCCACCACCAAAAAAGCCTAATTTCCTTAGAAACCAGGCTTTCAATGATTAGTTTGAGTTAGGAAGACTACCACTTTAACAAGTTAAACTCTTCCATATCGACCGTATCACGGTTACGATAAATTGTCAAGACGATCGCCAAACCGACCGCCGCCTCCGCCGCCGCCACGGTAATGACAAACACCGCAAAAACTTGACCCTTAATACTCCCAGAGTCCAAATAGTTAGAAAACCCCATCAAATTGAGGTTAACAGCATTAAGCAGTAACTCAATAGACATGAGAACCCGGACCGCATTACGGCTAGTAATCAATCCATAGATACCAATACAAAACAAAGCCGCCGCGACCAATAGAAAATATTGAAGTTGCAATTCCATAAACAATTTTTAAGATTTCCAAGTGTCTGTGTAATGCCATCGGGATCACCACAGCGAAGGCCTAACCCAGGGTTAAATAGCCTCGCTGTAGATTAACCGATCGCTACTCTAGCCATTATTCGGAGGAATCCTCAGAGCTACCAGAAACGGAGACCAGTTCCCGGGGGCGCTCGGTGAGCATTAAAAGAGGTGTAGTTGTAGTTGGCGCGTTAGAAGCATCGGGGAGAAAATCCCGACGAGCGAGAACAATAGCTCCCACCATAGCCATTAGCAAGAACACAGAAGCTAACTCAAAGGGTAGCAAAAAGTCAGTAAAGAAATGTTCACCAATAGCGATCGCCGAACTTTCAATGGTCACCACTGTAGTCGTAACCGACCATGGCGTTGATAACACCATAGTAGACAACAGAGCAAATAAGCCCACACAGACCACAGCCGTAGCAATTTGGCGCAGCCCAGCATTAGGTAAAACCCGAAAATCCTGTTGTTTGTTAACCAACATGATCCCAAACAGGATCAAGACATTAACAGAACCGACATAAATCAAAACTTGAGCCGCAGCCACAAAATCCGCATTGAGTAGGAGATATAATCCAGCCATGCTCATAAACACGCCTCCCAGCAAAAATGCCGAGTAAACGATATTTTTGAGCAAAACCACACCCAAAGCGGAGCCAATCATCATGATGGTTAGCAGGCCAAAGGAAACGACCTGAACCCCTTCTGCTAAATTCACGGGCATATCCTAGAGTTATCAAAGTTTGGGTAATGGAGACATTACCCCTGCCAAAGTTATTAAAATCAGGCTTTTTCTGCCTTAGCTTGGGATTCCCCATCCCGTTGTTGTTCCATCTTATCGAGAATTTCCTCTGGACGCAAACCAGAACGACGGGAATTTGGGGGAAGATCGTGGGGGTCCATAACTCCCTTGGGTAAATAGGCAAGTTCCCGCAGGGGAGTCACCATCGGATCATCAGTCACCTTGTAGGGTAACCGTCCCAGTGCCACACTATCATAGTTCAACTCATGGCGATCGTAAGCCGCCAGTTCGTATTCTTCCGTCATTGACAGACAATTAGTCGGACAATATTCGACACAATTACCGCAGAAGATGCAAACGCCAAAATCGATGCTGTAGTGTTTGAGTTTCTTTTTCTTAGTTTCCCGGTTAAATTCCCAGTCTACGACGGGGAGGTTAATGGGGCATACCCTGACGCAGACCTCGCAGGAGATGCACTTATCAAACTCAAAGTGAATGCGACCCCGGAACCTTTCGGAAGGAATCAGTTTTTCATAGGGGTATTGAACAGTAATGGGTCGCCGCTTCATGTGGTCAAAGGTGACAGATAGACCCTGACCGATATATTTAGCGGCTTGAATGGTTTCCTTGGCGTAGTCGCCAACTTGGTTAAGAAACTTGAGCATAGTGTTTTCGGAGTGTCTTAGCTTGGGTTAACTTAAGTTTAGGGATTAGCCCCCTTTAATATTTATCCCCCAAAAGCTATGGGAAATGCTAGTTTTAAGGCGGCTGTTAGCAAAAGATTTACCAAAGCCACGGGGAGTAAGAATTTCCAACCCAGGTTAAGCAGTTGGTCAATACGAACCCTAGGGACGGTCCACCGGATCAGAATAGCAGTAAATACCAGTAGATAGGCTTTCAGGATAGTCATGGTAATGCCGAGACTGGCGGTTAGCACCTGTAACCAAGGGGTGGTTTCACTCACGCCCAAAAGTCCTGCGATCGCCACGACGGGAATCGGAAAATTCCAACCCCCAAGGTACAAAACTGATACCAACAGGGCAGATAGTACCAGGTTGACATAGGAAGCCAGGTAATACAGAGCAAATTTCATCCCGGAATATTCCGTCTGATATCCAGCGATCAACTCTTCCTCAGCTTCTGGTAAATCAAAAGGTAATCTTTCACACTCAGCCAAAGCGGCAATACAGAAAATCGCAAAACCCACAGGTTGTCGCCAGACGTTCCAACCCAGGATGCCATAGCCGGACTGTTGTTGCACAATATCAAGGGTACTGAGGCTATTAGACATCATCACCACGGCCAACACGGCTAGGGCGAGGGGAATTTCGTAACTGATGGACTGAGCGGCGGCCCGTAGCCCTCCCAGTAGGGAGTATTTATTATTGGAAGCGTAGCCGGACATCAGTAGACCAATAGGCTGAATACTCGATAGGGCGATCCACAAAAATATTGCTGTCCCCAGATTAGCGATCGCCAAATTTTGTCCAAACGGCACAATCAGGTAAGACAAAAACACCGGAATCGACACAATAATCGGGCCGAGAGTAAATAATAGCGGATCTGCCTTAAACGGGACAATATCTTCCTTTAGCAAAAGTTTCAGGCCATCTGCCAGGGGAGCCAAACTCCCCATCGGGCCAATATATTCGGGTCCGATACGTTGTTGAGCGGCGGCGGATATTTTTCGTTCCAACCAAACCGATCCTAATACTCCTACGGTAGCACCAACTAGCATTAATCCCATGGGAAATGGCATCCACAGAATTTTAGCCACCCCTGTTGGTATACCCAAATCTAGGAGGACTTGAATGAAACTTCCTTGTATATCAATTCCTGGATTCATATATTATTCGCATTCAAAACGGCTGCAATTCCCCTGATCAGTATAACCGCTGGAGGGACTCAAATCTTCACGAGCGGGGGAAATTTTCACCGCCGGGGGAATTTCTGCCCCCAAAAAAAGGAAATGGGGGGGGCTATTGCCCTTTCCCCCAATCCCAATCTGTAGTGGTTCAATACCTATTTAATCACTGGACCTTGCAGGTCGATCGCACAGTTGCGGTCATGAATGGGGATATAAGTTTCCGCATGATTTCCCGTGTAGATCTGGGTGGGTCGATAAATGCGGTTCTTGACCAATTGTTCTTTCCAGTGCGCTAACCATCCAGCTACCCGAGCGATCGCAAAAATCGGAGTAAACAAGTCCGAGGGAATACCCAATTTCCGGTACACCAAACCAGAATAGAAGTCCACATTGGCATAAATACCCTTATGTCCCAACCGTTCCTGAACCACCTTTTCTAATTCCACCGCCACTTCATAGTATTGGTCGGAACCAAACTTCTCAAACAGTTGCTCTGCCAAATTCTGAAGAATAGTTGCCCTCGGGTCTTTGACTTTATACACCCGATGACCAAAGCCCATAATTTTGGCTTTTTTCTCCATCAAGCTATCTAGGTAGGGCCGGACATTTTCCACAGAACCAATTTCTTCGAGCATTTCCAGAACTTCCTCGTTAGCACCCCCGTGCAGTGGACCTGCTAAAGTTCCCACCGCCGACGCGATCACCGCATAGGGGTCAGTTAACGTCGAAGCTGTCACCATTGCCGAAAATGTCGAAGCGTTGATGGTGTGTTCTGCATGGAGAGTTAAGCACACATCAAAAACACGAGCTGCTAACGGGTCCGGTTCCATTTCACTCAGCATATATAGGAAGTTGGCGGAGTAGTCCAAATCGTCCCTGGGTTGTACCGGATCATTCCCTTTCCGCATCAGTTTAAAAGCTGCTACCATCGTCGGAATTTTCGCCAGCAGTCGCACTACCGCTTGGCGAATGTACTCGGGATTATCTAAGGCGCGACGGGAGTAGAACAGCCCTAAAGCAGCCGCTGAGGTTTGCAGAGCATCCATGGGGTGACCGGTTTCGGGAAAGCATTTCATCATGTCCCGAATCCGATATTTAATCCGACGGTGATAGCGGATTTCATGCTCAAAATCTGCGAGTTCGTCTTTCGTTGGCAGTTTTCCCCAGATCAACAAATAGGCAGTTTCCAAAAATGTGCTTTGTTCAGCCAACTGCTCGATGCTGATCCCTCGGTATTCCAGGAGTCCTTTTTGTCCATCAACGTAGCTGATGCTTGACAGCGTAGCGGGAACGCCCTCTAAACCGGGCTTAAACTCACTCGTTGTAGTCATAGGAGCTTTTCTATATGTGTAGAATGTACAGGTATTACATTACCAGACACATTGAAACAAACGCCATTTTAAAATAATTAATTAACAAATGGCTGTTAATAAAAGTTAACGTTCATTTAGTCCCAACAAAAATTTAGGAGCTGTCAACCAAAACAGACGGGAATTCCCTTGTATCATACCCTGTTTGGGAATTTTGATTCCAATTATACCAGCTTTTTTCACGATTAAAACATCTGCAGATTTTTGCCAGATTAGATATTCTGCCCAATTGCCTAAATCCGGTTGGTGTCCGACTAGCGCCCAATCCTTATCCCTAGTTTTGTCATGGTTTCCGTACCAATCTAACCATTGTTGAATGTCACCATCAGGGGCTAGGGCTGGCAAGATTTCTAACCGGGAACTCAGTCCGGTTGATTGGAGAATTTCGGCGGTTTGTCTGGCGCGCACAAGAGGACTGGAAAGTATACAATGAAACTGAATTTTGAGCTGTTTCAGTGTAAGGGCTACTTGACGGGTTTTGCGATCGCCTTCTGGGGTGAGGGGACGTTGTTCGTCCTTTTGGTAAGTACCGCGATCGGCGGCGATTCCATGACGAATTAAATATAAGTTACTCATCTCAAAATTCCCGAATTGATTGCTAAAGATACATTGAACGTGGAAAAATCTGGCTATGGCCCAAAATTTCCGGGTATGCGACAATCTTCCAGAGGGCGGGTTAATTAATCTTGTCGCCCCCTCTTCCTTCTGTAATTAACGGGGGGTATCAGAGGGCGGGTTAATTAATCTTGTCGCCCCCTCTTCCTTCTGTAATTAACGGGGGGTACAGCCTGTTCAGAAATCATCTGATCACTTCTCAAAGTCCCTCTCCCTCTCTGGGATCCAGATTTAGGGTGAGGGCAATGTATTAAGCGACTGGTGAACAAGCTGTATCAGAGGGCGGGTTAATTAATCTTGTCGCCCCCTTCTGTAATTAACGGGGGGTATCAGAGGGCGGGTTAATTAATCTTGTCGCCCCCTTCTGTAATTAACGGGGGGTATCAGAGGGCGGGTTAATTAATCTTGTCGCCCCCTTCTGTAATTAACGGGGGGTATCAGAGGGCGGGTTAATTAATCTTGTCGCCCCCTTCTGTAATTAACAGTAGAACCCGCCCCTACATTTATTATTGGTATTATTGGGGTAGCTGGAGTATTTAGCCGCCGTGGGAAGATCTGGCTGGCCATTTTCCCAACTGTCGGTCACAAGACCTCCCCTATACAAAAACCCCTGGGTATCATTGTATCCAGGGGCTTCACAAGCCAATCATATATTTTTGCCATTCTTGGTTCATGCCACTTTTGAGGTGTCGAGTCACCTCAAAATAAAGGCTGCTGTAAGGCTTTCGGGGGGGATGTCTCAAAGGCATTCCGGCTTCCTTCGGGGTGCGACAGCCCTTTTTGACATTACAGCGCATACAAGCGGTTACCAGATTTTCCCAAGTATCACCCCCTTGGCGCGATCGCGGAATCACATGATCAACAGTCAATTCATCCCCCTTATAGCCACAGTATTGACAAGAGTGGCAATCGCGCTGCAAGATATTCCTTCGGGTTAATGGAATTTCTTTATAGGGGACTCGGACATAATGACGTAATCGGATCACAGTTGGGAGGGGAAAATCTGGTAGCAGATACTTACCATTATGCTCAACTTGTTCCGCCTTTTCCTTCAACAATAAGACCACCGCCCGCCGCCAAGTCGTGATATTGAGCGGTTCATAGGAGGCATTCAACACCAGAACATTGCCCATACTAATAAATTGCTGCGATGTAATGATTTTGACCCGATATTATCATATATTTAAATTTTTGGCCTGGGTCGGGAAATCCCCAGACGATATTGGTATCTAATTGGTATCTGTGTATTTTAACTTTCGCGCTAAGGAATGATAATGGTTAGCAGGAAATCTGAGCCACTAGCCCAGGACGATCGCACCTATACCTATGAGGGTGAATGTGAACATCGTGCTTGGGTAGAAGTAGACCGCTGGGCGATCGCCAATAACGTCAAACAGATCCGCCACCTACTATCCCCGGAAACTAGGTTGATGGCTGTAATTAAAGCAGATGCCTATGGTCATGGGGCGGTGAGTGTGGCTAAAATTGTGTCTGAAATTGGGGTTGACGATTTCGCGGTGGCTACCATTCCCGAAGGTATTGAATTGCGGCGCTTAGGTATTCAACAGCCTATTTTAGTGCTGGGGGCTGTTCATACTTCTGATGAGATCAAGGCGATCGCCCATTGGGGACTACAACCCACTTTATGCACGCCGACTCAAGCCCTACTTTTCTCGGAAACTCTCCAATCAATTAAGCGATCGCTACCCGTTCAACTTAATATA includes:
- the sixA gene encoding phosphohistidine phosphatase SixA, with protein sequence MSNLYLIRHGIAADRGTYQKDEQRPLTPEGDRKTRQVALTLKQLKIQFHCILSSPLVRARQTAEILQSTGLSSRLEILPALAPDGDIQQWLDWYGNHDKTRDKDWALVGHQPDLGNWAEYLIWQKSADVLIVKKAGIIGIKIPKQGMIQGNSRLFWLTAPKFLLGLNER
- a CDS encoding ATP-binding protein, which codes for MKELDAQVVLVVNDSTPIGSFSAKEVVDVVSKKIDLNETKVAEVMKELPLVFKKSHLPNISSLISLFNNAKTDFCVVVNDENHLLGLISSYRLLQILNNPILYQSVYQLQEQLDILQSDNDDWRDETQAQIDQIQAEFQDLKTRLITTISHELRTPLTTISFSAGLLESYSQRISDDKKRTHFQRIRVGIQQMTELLNDILIIEKAESGKLIPHPVVVNLKEFCANLIAEIQLTTDKHNLIFTCPSSFPDTRLDEYLISQILTNLISNAIKYSQAGGDIKIDLTCEDDRVILMIKDSGIGIPKLDLKHLFEPFHRGSNVGNISGTGLGLPLVKKAVDLQLGEIRVESEEGIGTTCTVILPSKLEE
- the ndhI gene encoding NAD(P)H-quinone oxidoreductase subunit I encodes the protein MLKFLNQVGDYAKETIQAAKYIGQGLSVTFDHMKRRPITVQYPYEKLIPSERFRGRIHFEFDKCISCEVCVRVCPINLPVVDWEFNRETKKKKLKHYSIDFGVCIFCGNCVEYCPTNCLSMTEEYELAAYDRHELNYDSVALGRLPYKVTDDPMVTPLRELAYLPKGVMDPHDLPPNSRRSGLRPEEILDKMEQQRDGESQAKAEKA
- a CDS encoding citrate synthase, producing the protein MTTTSEFKPGLEGVPATLSSISYVDGQKGLLEYRGISIEQLAEQSTFLETAYLLIWGKLPTKDELADFEHEIRYHRRIKYRIRDMMKCFPETGHPMDALQTSAAALGLFYSRRALDNPEYIRQAVVRLLAKIPTMVAAFKLMRKGNDPVQPRDDLDYSANFLYMLSEMEPDPLAARVFDVCLTLHAEHTINASTFSAMVTASTLTDPYAVIASAVGTLAGPLHGGANEEVLEMLEEIGSVENVRPYLDSLMEKKAKIMGFGHRVYKVKDPRATILQNLAEQLFEKFGSDQYYEVAVELEKVVQERLGHKGIYANVDFYSGLVYRKLGIPSDLFTPIFAIARVAGWLAHWKEQLVKNRIYRPTQIYTGNHAETYIPIHDRNCAIDLQGPVIK
- a CDS encoding NADH-quinone oxidoreductase subunit J encodes the protein MNLAEGVQVVSFGLLTIMMIGSALGVVLLKNIVYSAFLLGGVFMSMAGLYLLLNADFVAAAQVLIYVGSVNVLILFGIMLVNKQQDFRVLPNAGLRQIATAVVCVGLFALLSTMVLSTPWSVTTTVVTIESSAIAIGEHFFTDFLLPFELASVFLLMAMVGAIVLARRDFLPDASNAPTTTTPLLMLTERPRELVSVSGSSEDSSE
- the nuoH gene encoding NADH-quinone oxidoreductase subunit NuoH, coding for MNPGIDIQGSFIQVLLDLGIPTGVAKILWMPFPMGLMLVGATVGVLGSVWLERKISAAAQQRIGPEYIGPMGSLAPLADGLKLLLKEDIVPFKADPLLFTLGPIIVSIPVFLSYLIVPFGQNLAIANLGTAIFLWIALSSIQPIGLLMSGYASNNKYSLLGGLRAAAQSISYEIPLALAVLAVVMMSNSLSTLDIVQQQSGYGILGWNVWRQPVGFAIFCIAALAECERLPFDLPEAEEELIAGYQTEYSGMKFALYYLASYVNLVLSALLVSVLYLGGWNFPIPVVAIAGLLGVSETTPWLQVLTASLGITMTILKAYLLVFTAILIRWTVPRVRIDQLLNLGWKFLLPVALVNLLLTAALKLAFPIAFGG
- the nuoK gene encoding NADH-quinone oxidoreductase subunit NuoK: MQLQYFLLVAAALFCIGIYGLITSRNAVRVLMSIELLLNAVNLNLMGFSNYLDSGSIKGQVFAVFVITVAAAEAAVGLAIVLTIYRNRDTVDMEEFNLLKW